One genomic region from Prunus persica cultivar Lovell chromosome G3, Prunus_persica_NCBIv2, whole genome shotgun sequence encodes:
- the LOC18783970 gene encoding phospholipase A1-IIdelta, giving the protein MGNQNAKHTTTPTPTISHPLPPPPALSMATSETQEAWPELLGANNWAGLLDPLDLNLRTLILRCGDFCQATYDAFNNDQNSKYCGSSRYGKASFFDKVVLQDASSYQVSCFLYATAEVSVPEALLLHSQSRESWDRESNWIGYIAVTTDAVSKAIGRREIYVAWRGTIRNYEWVNVLGADLDSAAALLRSHESNPSLTNDQTDGGHGSNSSSSSDDGKGEDDEKVPKVMRGWLSMYTSSDSKSPFTKLSARDQLLTKIKELRQKYKDEKQSITITGHSLGASLSILSAFDLVENGVADDIPVAAFVFGCPEVGNKALKNRIQSYPNLKILHTRNTIDLIPHYPGRLLGYRDIGTELVIDTRKSKFLKESNNPSDWHNLQGMLHVVAGWNGKEGEFELRVKRSVALVNKSSDFLKTEFYVPASWWVEKNKGVVLDESSGEWLLAPPSDEDLPVPEF; this is encoded by the coding sequence atgggCAACCAAAACGCTAAACACACAACAACACCAACACCAACAATAAGCCATCCATTGCCTCCTCCTCCAGCTCTTTCCATGGCGACCAGCGAAACCCAAGAAGCATGGCCAGAGCTGCTCGGCGCAAACAACTGGGCTGGCCTTTTGGACCCTCTGGACCTCAACCTCCGAACCCTCATCCTCCGCTGCGGAGACTTCTGCCAGGCCACTTACGACGCCTTCAACAACGACCAGAACTCCAAGTACTGCGGCTCCAGCCGCTACGGCAAGGCCTCCTTCTTCGACAAGGTGGTGCTCCAAGACGCCTCCAGCTACCAAGTCTCCTGCTTCCTCTATGCCACCGCCGAAGTCAGCGTCCCCGAAGCCTTGCTCCTCCACTCCCAGTCCCGCGAGTCGTGGGACCGCGAGTCGAACTGGATCGGCTACATCGCCGTCACCACCGACGCCGTCAGCAAGGCCATCGGACGGCGCGAAATCTACGTCGCGTGGCGCGGCACCATAAGAAACTACGAGTGGGTTAATGTGCTGGGAGCTGACCTCGATTCTGCTGCGGCTCTGTTACGTTCTCATGAATCTAATCCCAGCTTGACAAATGATCAAACAGATGGCGGACATGGTAGTaatagcagcagcagcagcgaCGACGGCAAGGGTGAAGATGACGAAAAAGTGCCCAAGGTCATGAGGGGTTGGCTTAGCATGTACACCTCGAGCGACTCAAAATCGCCATTTACGAAACTAAGCGCTAGAGACCAACTTCTGACGAAAATCAAAGAGCTGAGGCAGAAGTACAAGGACGAGAAGCAGAGCATAACGATCACAGGGCACAGCCTAGGGGCGAGCCTGTCAATCTTGAGCGCCTTTGATCTGGTggaaaatggtgttgctgatgACATCCCAGTTGCTGCTTTCGTATTTGGTTGCCCAGAAGTCGGAAACAAGGCACTGAAAAATCGAATTCAGAGCTACCCAAATCTGAAGATTCTGCACACCAGGAACACCATTGATTTAATCCCACACTATCCTGGGCGTTTACTGGGTTATCGTGACATTGGAACAGAGCTCGTGATTGATACAAGGAAGTCAAAGTTCTTGAAGGAGTCGAATAATCCGAGCGACTGGCACAATTTGCAGGGGATGCTGCATGTGGTGGCTGGGTGGAACGGGAAAGAAGGCGAGTTCGAGCTGAGAGTGAAGAGGAGCGTGGCTTTGGTGAACAAGTCAAGCGATTTTCTGAAAACGGAGTTTTATGTGCCGGCGTCGTGGTGGGTGGAGAAGAACAAAGGGGTGGTGCTTGATGAGAGCAGCGGAGAGTGGCTGTTGGCTCCTCCTTCCGACGAGGACCTGCCTGTCCCTGAGTTTTGa